A DNA window from Bacteroidetes bacterium SB0662_bin_6 contains the following coding sequences:
- a CDS encoding TIM barrel protein, producing the protein MQRRRFLRSFAAASAALPFAHAGLAAGLSGVSTHSGFSGTRPEFTLDYAPHFGMFRHHAGDDLLDQLRFMAEMGFRSMEDNGMSGRTPEMQEAIAQEMTRLNMRMGVFVAHRIDWQQANLAGGDQARREEFLDDIRGAVEVAKRVNATWMTVVPGRVDQRQEMEYQTVHVVESLKRAAEILEPHGLVMVLEPLNWWSNHPGMFLSRAPQAYMICKHVDSPACKILFDIYHQQISEGNLIPNIEKSWDEIGYFQIGDNPGRKEPTTGEINYRNVFKYIHERGYTDILGMEHGNAGPGKEGEQALIDAYVSVDP; encoded by the coding sequence ATGCAACGACGTCGTTTTCTGCGTTCCTTTGCAGCTGCCTCGGCGGCGCTTCCTTTCGCCCATGCGGGCCTCGCAGCCGGTTTATCAGGGGTGTCCACACATTCCGGTTTTTCTGGAACCCGCCCCGAATTCACGCTCGACTATGCCCCGCATTTCGGCATGTTCAGGCATCATGCAGGGGACGATCTGCTCGATCAGCTTCGTTTTATGGCGGAGATGGGGTTCCGGTCGATGGAAGACAACGGCATGTCGGGCCGCACCCCCGAGATGCAGGAGGCTATTGCGCAGGAAATGACCCGGCTCAATATGCGGATGGGCGTGTTCGTTGCACACAGGATCGATTGGCAGCAAGCCAATCTGGCGGGTGGCGATCAGGCCAGACGAGAGGAATTTCTGGATGACATCCGTGGCGCCGTGGAAGTGGCGAAGCGCGTCAACGCTACATGGATGACGGTGGTGCCCGGTCGGGTTGACCAGCGCCAGGAAATGGAATACCAGACCGTGCATGTGGTGGAATCGCTGAAGCGCGCGGCGGAGATTCTGGAGCCGCATGGTTTGGTTATGGTCCTGGAACCCCTGAACTGGTGGTCAAACCACCCCGGCATGTTTCTAAGTCGGGCGCCCCAGGCATACATGATTTGCAAGCATGTAGACAGTCCTGCCTGCAAGATCCTCTTCGATATCTACCATCAGCAGATCAGTGAGGGGAACCTGATCCCGAACATCGAAAAATCATGGGATGAGATCGGCTATTTCCAGATCGGCGACAATCCGGGCCGGAAGGAGCCGACGACGGGCGAAATCAACTACCGCAACGTGTTCAAATATATCCACGAACGGGGGTATACGGACATCCTCGGGATGGAGCACGGGAATGCCGGGCCCGGCAAGGAAGGGGAGCAGGCGCTGATCGATGCGTATGTTTCGGTGGATCCGTGA
- a CDS encoding gluconate 2-dehydrogenase subunit 3 family protein, whose amino-acid sequence MDRRESLKLLALALSATAPGVLTAAGCRWTASDVERAAREAEEARARGDFSLQFFTDEEYGTVRILADMIIPADDHSGSATDVGVPEFMDFIVTDMPDMQDPMRQGLAWLNAWSRERFGASFAACSDPQRVELVDAIAWPEDADPALQDGVNFFNFFRDLTASGFWTTEAGMADLGYMGNVFVAEWTGAPKSEIERLGLSEASWETL is encoded by the coding sequence CCTGGCCTTGTCTGCCACCGCACCTGGCGTACTGACGGCAGCCGGATGCCGGTGGACCGCTTCCGATGTCGAACGTGCTGCTCGAGAGGCCGAAGAGGCCCGTGCGCGCGGGGATTTTTCCCTGCAGTTTTTTACGGACGAGGAGTACGGGACGGTGCGTATTCTTGCGGACATGATTATTCCGGCGGACGACCATTCGGGCAGTGCGACAGATGTGGGGGTGCCGGAATTCATGGACTTTATTGTGACGGATATGCCGGATATGCAGGACCCCATGCGCCAGGGATTAGCCTGGCTGAATGCCTGGTCCCGGGAACGGTTCGGGGCATCGTTTGCGGCGTGTTCCGATCCACAGCGCGTTGAGCTGGTCGATGCGATCGCCTGGCCCGAGGATGCCGACCCGGCGCTTCAGGATGGCGTAAACTTTTTCAACTTCTTCCGCGATCTGACGGCTTCGGGATTCTGGACGACGGAAGCGGGGATGGCCGATCTGGGCTATATGGGGAACGTGTTTGTGGCCGAATGGACGGGCGCCCCGAAATCCGAGATCGAACGGTTGGGCTTGTCGGAAGCGTCTTGGGAGACATTGTGA